A single Fundidesulfovibrio soli DNA region contains:
- a CDS encoding Fur family transcriptional regulator, with protein MDFDSALERFKGISQEKGLRLTHQRLEILRELVAAKDHPSAETVFGRVRKRLPTISLDTVYRTLSTFDEVGLIMRVPVTGDQGRFDADTSPHHHFVCSRCKSIYDFLWDEFDSLELPENSKALGRVDDRRVVIRGVCEKCSADGITN; from the coding sequence ATGGATTTCGACTCCGCACTGGAACGGTTCAAGGGGATTTCTCAGGAAAAAGGGCTCCGGCTCACGCACCAGCGCCTGGAAATCCTGCGAGAGCTCGTAGCCGCCAAGGACCACCCCAGCGCGGAGACCGTGTTCGGGCGCGTCCGCAAGCGGTTGCCCACCATCTCGCTGGATACGGTGTACAGGACGCTCTCCACCTTCGACGAGGTGGGGCTCATCATGCGTGTCCCCGTCACCGGCGATCAGGGCCGTTTCGATGCGGATACCAGCCCGCACCACCACTTTGTCTGTTCGCGTTGCAAGTCCATCTACGACTTTCTCTGGGACGAGTTCGACAGTCTGGAACTCCCCGAGAATTCGAAGGCCCTGGGCCGCGTGGACGACAGGCGCGTGGTGATTCGCGGTGTCTGCGAGAAGTGCTCGGCTGACGGGATAACGAACTAA